From a single Glycine soja cultivar W05 chromosome 19, ASM419377v2, whole genome shotgun sequence genomic region:
- the LOC114400154 gene encoding BTB/POZ domain-containing protein POB1-like translates to MKDFNSDLFDPGMVMDSSSSDYSRSASSSDADFGFAFNDSNFSDRILRIEIMGDPVEARPDSEGCTTIADWARHRKRRREDIKKDNVVDLTLLPDEQILNENQPDMDDFVPSENQDEDAVAMVEEPPSGDEAANSNDSNWNMDCSAVVRVRTLHISSPILAAKSPFFYKLFSNGMRESEQRHVTLRINASEEAALMELLNFMYSNTLSITSPPALLDVLMAADKFEVASCMRYCSRLLRNIPMTPESALLYLELPSSVLMADAVQPLTDAAKQYLASRYKDITKFQEEVMGLPLAGIEAILSSDELQVASEDAVYDFVLKWVRTQYPKLEERREVLGTRLARLIRFPYMTCRKLKKVLTCNDFDHDVASKLVLEALFFKAEAPHRQRILAAESASFNRLFVERAYKYRPVKVVEFELPRQQCVVYLDLKREECTNLFPSGRVYSQAFHLGGQGFFLSAHCNMDQQSSFHCFGLFLGMQEKGSVSFAVDYEFAARSRPTEEFVSKYKGNYVFTGGKAVGYRNLFAIPWTTFMAEDSLYFINGVLHLRAELTIRH, encoded by the exons ATGAAGGATTTCAATTCGGATCTATTTGACCCGGGAATGGTGATGGATTCTTCCTCCTCCGATTACTCTCGCAGTGCTTCCTCTTCCGACGCCGATTTCGGGTTCGCTTTCAATGACAGTAATTTCTCCGACAGGATCCTCCGAATCGAGATCATGGGGGACCCCGTCGAGGCCCGACCCGACTCCGAGGGTTGCACCACCATCGCCGACTGGGCTCGCCACCGCAAGAGGAGACGCGAGGATATCAAGAAGGATAACG TTGTTGATCTTACTTTATTGCCCGACGAGcaaattttgaatgaaaatcaGCCTGATATGGACGATTTTGTACCCTCTGAGAATCAAGATGAAGATGCGGTTGCAATGGTTGAAGAACCCCCTTCAg GTGATGAGGCGGCAAATAGCAATGATTCAAATTGGAATATGGATTGCTCTGCAGTTGTGAGAGTTAGAACACTACACATCAGTTCTCCTATTTTGGCTGCTAAAAGTCCTTTCTTCTACAAG CTTTTCTCAAATGGAATGAGGGAGTCAGAGCAGAGGCATGTCACCCTAAGAATTAATGCTTCTG AGGAAGCTGCTCTTATGGAGCTTCTGAATTTTATGTATAGTAATACCTTGAGCATTACTTCACCACCTGCTTTATTGGATGTGTTGATGGCTGCTGACAAATTCGAAGTTGCTTCCTGTATGAGATACTGTAGCCGATTATTGCGGAATATACCTATGACACCTGAGTCTGCATTGCTTTACCTTGAGCTTCCTTCTAGTGTCTTAATGGCTGATGCAGTTCAACCATTGACTGACGCAGCAAAGCAGTATCTTGCCAGTCGATACAAAGATATAACAAA GTTCCAGGAAGAGGTTATGGGCTTGCCTCTAGCTGGAATAGAAGCAATATTGTCTAGTGATGAACTCCAGGTTGCATCAGAGGATGCTGTATATGACTTTGTGTTGAAGTGGGTCCGAACACAGTATCCAAAACTAGAAGAGCGGAGAGAAGTCCTGGGTACACGACTTGCCCGTTTAATTCGCTTCCCTTACATGACCTGTCGAAAACTTAAGAAGGTCTTAACCTGCAATGACTTTGACCATGATGTTGCATCCAAGCTTGTACTCGAAGCCCTCTTTTTCAAGGCTGAGGCTCCACACCGCCAGCGGATACTAGCTGCTGAGTCTGCTTCCTTCAATCGACTTTTTGTGGAGCGGGCATACAAGTATCGCCCTGTTAAGGTGGTGGAATTTGAACTTCCGCGGCAGCAGTGTGTGGTTTACTTGGATCTGAAGCGGGAGGAGTGCACCAATTTGTTCCCATCTGGCCGAGTATATTCACAGGCATTCCATTTAGGTGGACAAGGGTTTTTCTTATCAGCACATTGCAACATGGACCAACAGAGCTCTTTCCATTGCTTTGGCCTGTTTTTAGGAATGCAGGAAAAGGGCTCAGTTAGCTTTGCCGTTGACTATGAGTTTGCTGCTAGGTCAAGGCCAACAGAGGAATTTGTTAGCAAGTACAAAGGCAATTATGTATTCACTGGGGGAAAGGCCGTCGGATATAGAAACTTGTTTGCAATTCCATGGACAACGTTCATGGCTGAAGATAGTCTTTACTTTATCAATGGTGTACTTCACCTTAGAGCTGAGCTCACCATCCGACACTGA